DNA from Triticum aestivum cultivar Chinese Spring chromosome 7D, IWGSC CS RefSeq v2.1, whole genome shotgun sequence:
AAGTTTTTAATCGCGTGTTCCCGTTTGGAGCTATTCTGGACAAATTTTGTCAGATTCTTCGCGCACGATCGATCATTTGAATTTTCTTTTGACCAGCAGCCTAATCTCGCGGTTCCTCACAACATTCGTGTTGTAAGTTTTTGGTTTTGACGATCGTAGCTTCATCTCTCTTTGAATATCAGTCTACTGCATTgacgccgccatgtcgagctcctctATCGTCTGCTCAGAGCCCTCATATTCGTCCCTCTCGACGTTGAAGCCCTTCCCCTTGATCTCCGCGTGctactacactagagtcgtttcCGGCGTCGCTCATCTCGGCCCACTCTCTGTCGTCCTCTGCACTAACGCTGCAATGGTGCGCACACTGCTTTCTTGTGTCCTCTGCCTCCGTGCACACTACAGTTCGCCGCGCCGCCGACGGGGTCGATCATCTTCGCCTCCTCTCTCTCGACCTACTACACTGGAGTCGTTTCCGAcgtcgatcatctcggcctcctctctcgtccactgcactgacgataccatggcgcgagcactgcattctcctcctctgtccactgtctttgcgcgagcaccgcaactagttcgcCGACGTTGTCGCTCGCCGTGCCACCGACGGGGTCGCTCGTCCACGACTCCatgtgctaagtgcaagtgctagctcttaatcataccccatgcgggcaaccaaacaacgTGTAGTTGCATGTGCCgagacaatgcaggcaaccaaacaacgtgcCAAAGTTGATCTCCTAATGCAGGAAgtccatatgcaggcaaccaaacaactcgcAGATGTCGCATATGAGACTGTTTTTTCAGAGCCTGGCTGAGTGGAGAAGGGTATGCAACACAGGTACTGTAGCacacggcaaccaaacacgcccatatAGCTTGTATTGAACTCTTTTGGTATTCTCCATCTTAATGAAAATTGGCAGAGCGCCTGCCTATTACGTCAAGGAAAAAAATGCACGTAGAAATCCACATGACATCGAGTACGTAGGAGTAGTTTCTGCATTTGTTCCTATTCTTTAATATATTTATCTTGTACAAAAAGACGTTATATTCCGACAGCGAAGAAGGGCAGCAGCGCTGCACACGCAGGCACGCagagaaaacaaacaaacaaagtcAGACGAAAAAGCCGATGACTGCCCGAGACGGGCTCCACCTGTCGGTGTCTGCGCGTCGGCCTGTCGCACGTGTCCCCTGGCCGCTACGGCTACCCGCTCGCCCTAGTGCCCTAGCCTCGCGTCGCCCTCATTTCAAAATTCAAAACCCACCTCTCTCACCCAGACCagaccagaccagaccaaggaGAGAGAAGGCGGCCAGCAAATCCTCGAACCCTCCGCGACCTCGTCTCGGAATCCGGCGAGGAGCCCCATAGAAAAATCCTGGGCGTGGGGAGGGGGACGCAGGAAAGAGGCGAGCATCCGAAGCTGCCCTGCCCTCCCTTCCCTCCCTTGTCGCGTCcaccctccacctcctcctcctcgtcctcccctCGCCCTGCTCCCGTCCCCTTCTCTGTTCATCAGTAGCTGCTCAGCTCGGTTTCCAGGGAGGGAGGCCAAGGTCGCGGCTCTGTCCGGGGTGCCGCGGGTAGGTCTCAAGCTCAGGGCTTGGAgcgtgtttgtttgtttgttttgggTGGGGGTTTCTGGATTCAGAGGGGGTTTGCTGCTCGAGCTCAGATTCGTGTTTTCGTGCAATGTTTTCAGGTGCATCGGAAGGTATTCTGACAGTCCCCACTGTTTCTTCGCCGGACACCGGTCCGCCGCGTTCCAGCAGCGGGATGGGAGGTAAGTTTGTCTGAAAATCACTCATCTCAACTGGCATGTAGTACTAGTACATAGTTACTGTACTATTTAAGCTCGATTCTTAAGCTCAAAGGTTCgattttgccatgcttgttgttTCGGGGCAAATGTGCTGTGCTGGGCAGCAAGGATTTGGGATCCGCTGCTTCTCGATGTGCGGCCTCATACCACTGAACTTGATTGCTCAGGCCTCTACGATACTACGATCTCTGTTTGCAATTTGCTTCttgtaaatactactccctccatttttatatacaaggcctcAAACTCAAATTACAGATACCAAGATAAAAATTAACGTGTGCTTTACAATCCAATTTGTTTTCTTGTTTACCGGGTTAATTAATAGGCTGCATGCACATTAGAGAAAACTGAGTGGCCGTGAGAGAGGAAGTAGGTGAGTGTGTCATTATCatccactacatgcatgctagcaattaagccatgggttactagtacgaggaaacatcattaatatttgcctcgattactgttggtggccttgtatagatgcaaaatgtatttttcatagtgaccttgtatacaaaaatggagggagtactgcgGATTCAGAggatgcttggatacgttttagtctcatgactaaaagtagtgagactaaaacttattagcctcacccatgcttggatccaaatactaaagggACTAAAATCACGCACGCGTACTTAGATGAGCATTTATTAtactccaaaccctccaatccagaattcacatgtgttaaaggagaggagttaaacgAGGAGACAGAGGACTAATCcatattttagtaggggtacctctgactaaaaaaattagtctcaagactagttttagctcCTCTTTAGTcgggggtgcttggaactttagcctcttaaagagactatttttagtcagactaaaataagtcccttggatccaagcaccctctcagATTGGGGGATAGATAGATTCAGTTTCCAATGCTACTATGCTAGCGATAAACGTTACTCCCTTCAGAGCCCAGCCTGCACTGCATAAAAGGCATTCATGGGAGTAACCAGAAATGCATTCTCAAGGTTGATGTGCTTGTTTGTTTATGGCCCTGCCTAGAGTCTTGCCGATAAGAGCTCGTGGTCCTGGCTAGAGTCTAGCGAAAAGAACTAATTTGATCAGAAATTGTGTTGATGTGCTTGTTTATTTATGGGAAAGTTGGAAGGGCATTTATATCTGGTCCTTCAGTTTGTTATACCGTTTATTTTTCTATTATGGTGGTGACATTTGTTTCTTCCTGGTGAATTAGTCTCATTTCCGTCCTCTTTTATTTGCAGGTAGTGTGACATTGTAGTAAAATTCTGCCACCGTTGCATGGTTGGTGTTCAGAGTTATCTTTGTCTTGAGTAAAGATGAAAGAGGAGATCATGTTCGACAACCAATCAAAGCCATGCAGATCGAGGGTTGACTCCAAGAGTAACCAAAATCCTCTCAAGCCCAAGTTTGGGTCATCATGGGGATCCCAAATTGTCAAGGGGTTCACAGCCGACAAGAAAACCAAGAAGACAGCAGCTATTGCAAGCAAGAAGCCGCCTCTTGCAAGCGTGGAGAATGTTAACCAGAGCAACCAACAGATTACATACCAATCTAGGGTTAAGAGATCTCTGATAGGAGATTTTCCTTGCTCGCCTGCTGGTGCTCAAGTTCATCCCCATGCCTTTGATTGCCATGGTATTAGGTCCCCGGCATCTCATGATCTTTTTCTTGAGTTGGACCATCTCAGGGAACAACTGCGTGAGTCCAAGGAAAGAGAATCAGCTTTGCAATCAGAGTTGCAGCAATGCAGAGAAAATCCAAGGGTTTCGGCACTTGAGAAGGAGCTTGATTCTAGGAAGAATGAGATTGACAAGCTTGCACGGCTTAAAACTTCATTGGAAGCTGAGAAAACAAGCCTTTCTGAACAGCTATCAGCTCTATCTTCTATGGTGGAGCAGCATGAAGAAACTGTAAGGTTGGATGGGCATGGCAATCGCGCTTCTAGTGCGGATGGGGACAATGTATCTTCTTCAGGAAACTTGGAGTTTGAAGTTGTTGAGCTGCGTCGTTTAAACAAAGAGCTTCAGTTTCAGAAGCGAAGTCTTGCAATCAAGCTCTCTTCAGCAGAGTCCAAATTGGCTGTCCTTGAAAAGAATGCAGAGGTACCATCATATCAATTTGATCATTTCTAGCACACTACTAGTTCTTCTTCAACTAATCTTTTCTGCGTCCTCCTTATTTTCAACAGAGCGAGATAGTCGCCAAGGTTCAAGCAGAGGCCTCATTGTTGCGGCACACCAATGCAaacttgagcaagcaagttgaggGCCTGCAAATGAGTCGGCTGACTGAGGTTGAGGAGCTTGCTTATCTTCGGTGGATCAATTCATGTTTACGTCATGAGCTCTGTAGCTCAGATCAAACAGCCAGAGCAATCACTGATCTCGATTATAATGATGGTATGGCTTGTAATGATGATCATTGTGATGGCAACACCAGAAATGGTGAGAACAGTTCTGATGATAAAAGGCTCAGCATTGCCGAACGTATCAAGCAATGGTCTCGGAATGATACAAACTGTCAAACATCTAAAAAGGAATCTCTTCTTGATAGAGCATGGATTGAAGCCACAGAAACGCGAAGTCCCACACGTAGGCACTCACTTGGTGGATCAAAGGGATGTGCACAGGACTTGAACATTGTGAAGAGGAGGCAATCTGATACCTTTATCTGCCTTCCAGAGGCAACAGAGGAAGCAGTATCCTGTAATAAGGATCAGGCAAGCAGGGAGAAGCGTGAGCTCCTTGTGGACAAGTATGATTTTGGTCAATCTGATAGTTCAAGATTTGCTCTTGGCAAGCCAGAAATATGCAAGTTTCAATGCTTGGATGTCGAAAAGCGCACTCTGCGCATTCCAAACCCTCCACCAAGACCTTCAGTGTCTCTGCCACATTCTGGTCCATCAAATGGATCGACTGTAAATccaccccggccacctcctccgcctcccccgCCTAAGTTTTCCACAAGAAGTACTGGAGTCATGAAGAGGGCACCACAAGTTGCAGAGCTTTACCATTCACTTATGAGAAGGGATTCAAAGAAAGATACTTCTGGGGGTGGAATCACTGAAACTGCTAACTCGGCAAATGTGCGGAGTAGTATGATTGGTGAAATCGAGAACCGTTCTTCGCATTTGCAGGCTGTAAGTACAGTAACCCATACCCATGATACAATGTATATATAACAGTAAGCAGCTGGTTCCTGCACTGACTCTGTGCTTTGACTTGTCATTCCATTTTCAGATCAAGGCGGATGTTGAGACTCAAGGTGAATTTGTGAAATCATTGATCAAGGAGGTGACTGATGCAGCTTACAAAGATATAGAAGACGTGGTTGCATTTGTGAAATGGCTTGATGATGAACTCGGTTTCCTGGTATGCATATTCCAATATTACCATTCTGCAGGCATTCTTTTCAGTTGCAGCAGTCACTGAAGTTACTCTTTTTTCATTTAATTGTGTTACTTGAAGGTGGATGAGAGAGCAGTGCTGAAGCATTTTGATTGGCCCGAGAGGAAGGCGGACACTTTACGAGAAGCGGCTTTTGGCTACCAAGATCTCAAAAAATTGGAATCGGAGGTTTCTAACTATAAAGACGACCCACGCCTTCCCTGTGACATTGCACTTAAGAAAATGATAACGGTGTCTGAAAAGTATGGCCAAGTTTACTAGTATAAGAAAAAATTGGGCTGTAGAATCACATTGTGTACTGAACTTTGGTTGGCATTCCTAATACAGGACGGAGCGAGGTGTGTACAACGTTCTGAGGACGAGGGACGCAATGATGAGGCAGTGTAAGGAGTTTAACATTCCAATTGACTGGATGCTTGACAACAATCTTATTAGCAAGGTAAATGCTGTATACTTTTCTGTATTATTATACCACCCCTCTGTAGGTTTTTGAGCTCTTAGTGCCACATTACTATCATACCGCGGTACGGGCAAACGTGCTTTGGAAATATCATCAGAGTAATCCATTTCCCTTGGTCACTGCAGATCAAATTTGCTTCTGTCAAATTAGCAAATATGTACATGAAAAGAGTTGCTATGGAGCTTCAGTACATGGGACCGCTGAATAAGGATCTAGCTCTGGAGTACATGCTGCTTCAGGCTGTGAGATTTGCCTTCAGAATTCATCAGGTAACACATTGCAGCAGCAAACACATTGCCTTGAGAATTCATCAGATTAGCACCTATCGTTACTTACTATCGCATCTGCCTTCTTGATTTCTTTGTTTATGTTTAATCTCCATGCTATCTGTGTTACCTGAGAACTTCTGGCTATTTGGGGGCTATTCTCAGGGAAACCTTATGACGCGTGCTCTAAATTGGCCGTTCATTTTGGTTTTCAGTTTGCCGGAGGATTCGACACGGAGACCATGGATGCATTTGAGGAGCTGAGGAATCTTGTTCATGTCAGGAACAGTACCCAGTAGGAAGGCAACTCGATGTAGTATGATCTGAATTTTTCTCGCGGGAAATCTGGCTTACCTTCTCAGTAAGCATGGCGGACAGTTTGAAGGGCTGGTGTGTATGTATGTGCGTATTTGTGTGTGCTAGCCTGAAGAAACCAGCTTAGGCGCGCGTAGGGATTTGGTAGCGACATTCCTGAAACATGCGAGTTTATGTAGGCTATGTTTTCGGTTTGCAGAGGCCGGGTGTTTCAACCTCCTTTTCGAGGAAAATTGTTTTCAGTTTGCAGTTCCGGTACTCAACTGAAACTCTTGTCAATCTGTTTGGAATGGACGAAAAATAATGAAGACATGAGAAATGTTAATCACACCAACACATGCACATCACAATCGCGGCGACCACCGTCAAAGACATGCATAAGTGCCAGGCAACAAACCACTAGATCTATTTCGACAACGTGGGCCAAAACATCACACTGTAGCGGGTAGGCTCCTGAGCGTTGTTAATGTTGGCCACAACAGTGAGAAAAAGGATAAAGATAGAGCCACGAGACTTCTATTCTGTGTGACATTGTCTGTACTCTTAAGCTTCGCCACTGGCGATACATGTTAAGCCACGTATCCACCACGACATGATTGGGCTGTCACGTATGGAGTTCAGCCAGGCCAGGAGTCCACCCGAAGCTATAGACTAGGGTTGTTGTGATCTATCTATTGTAACTAGGAGTATCTCTCTAGTCTATCTCTTGGACCTCAAGTTAGGATTCTAACAATGTACCCAATTCTTGTACGCTATGCGGGAGTTGCGCCCCGACTCTATATAATACGAAGCCGTCGCTCTAGGCAGGGTACGACGTTCTctcacatggtaatcagagcctacCTCTTCCATCTCATCTAGTTACTCCATTGCCAGAAACCTCCCACCATGGCCTCCTCCGGCTCCTCCAACTCAACCCTCTCCGGCCAGATCACCGAGCGCCTCACCCGCACCAACTATATCCTCTGGCGCACCCAGATCACGCCGCAGCTTCAAGGTGCTGGTTTCTTCGGGCATGTTGATGGGAGCATGCCCGAACCGGCCAAAGTCGTCGTCACCAAGGACAAGGATGGCAAGGAGGAGTCCATCTCCAAACCGCTTCACCACGTGTGGATCCGAGAGGATCAGCAGGTACTGGGATATCTCCTGAATAACCTCTCGAAGGAAGTGCTCGTGCAGGTCACCTCAATCGTCCATGCACACGAGCTCTGGTCGGCGCTGGCGCAGATGTTCTCGTCGACCTCGCTGTCCGCGTCAACAACATCCGGGCGGCGCTCACCAACGCGCAGAAGGGCACGCAATTTGTGGCCACCTTCTTCGCGCACATGCGATCTCTCGCTGACGAGCTCGCGGCGGTCGGCAAGCCCCTGCACAACGACGAGCTCATCTCCTACATCATCAACGCCCTGGACATGGAATACCAGCCGCTGGTCTCTGCCCTAGATGCTCGCATCGTCCCGGTCACTCTTGACAAACTGTTCGCTCAGATGAGCAAGTTCGATCAACGAGTGGCTCTCTTCCAAGGGGCTGGGACCGGTGGCGGCTTCAAATCCTCGGCGAACGTGACCACTCGCGGGCGTGGCAGTGGCTCCCGTCCCCGCGGTCCTCCTCGCGGAAAGAGCAGGGGCCCTGGCGGGGCCAACACCAGCGGCAACAACAACGCACCCGGCGGCGCTCGACCCTCGTACTCCAATACCAAGGGCGGCCGGCGACCGAACGACTCCACCAACAAATCTCGTCTTGACGCCATCCGCTGCCAAATATGCGGTAAGCTGGGCCACTCCGCCAAGGATTGTTGGTACCGGTTCGATGAAGATGAAGACTCATTCCAAGATGAAAAGGTGGTCGGGGCTGCTGAAGCTTCCTATGGCGTCGACACAAACTGGTACATCGACAGCGATGCTACCAACCACATCACCGGTGAGCTGGAGAAGGTGTCCATGCGGGAAAAATACCGCGGCCAAGATCACATCCACACCGCCAGTGGAGAAGGTATGAAGATTGGTCATATTGGTCACTCAATTATTCAAACCCCTCATAGGAAAATCCATCTAAAAAGAATCTTGCATGTTCCTAGTGGCAATAAAAATCTTCTTTCCGTCCACCGCATCACCATTGataatcatgtctttcttgaatttcaccatttcttctttttgatcaaggatcaggcaacgaggAGGGTGCTGTATCGAGATAGATGCGTTCGTGGGCTTTACCCGTTGATCCCGGAGATTAGACGATTCAATAAACAAGCTTTTAGTGCCACCAAAGTGTCTTCAACACGGTGGCACGATCGATTAGGCCATGCAGCTTTTTATTTAGCTGAGCATTTGCTTACGAAAAATAAACTCCCATATGTTGGGGATCGTGATGTTGAAACAATTTGTGATTCGTGTCAAAGAGCTAAGAGCCACCAATTGCCTTATCCAATTTCTACTAGTATTTCTACCAAACCTTTGCAACTCATTATTTCTGATGTATGGGGGTCTGCCCCCTCTTCTGTTGGTAGACATACATATTATGTGAGTTTCATTGACGACTATAGCAAGTTCACATGGATCTATCTCCTTAAGAAATGATCGGATGTTTGCCAAGTTTTTCTTAATTTCCAAGCTCTCGTTGAAAGAAAATTTGAGAGCAA
Protein-coding regions in this window:
- the LOC123166345 gene encoding protein CHUP1, chloroplastic; translated protein: MKEEIMFDNQSKPCRSRVDSKSNQNPLKPKFGSSWGSQIVKGFTADKKTKKTAAIASKKPPLASVENVNQSNQQITYQSRVKRSLIGDFPCSPAGAQVHPHAFDCHGIRSPASHDLFLELDHLREQLRESKERESALQSELQQCRENPRVSALEKELDSRKNEIDKLARLKTSLEAEKTSLSEQLSALSSMVEQHEETVRLDGHGNRASSADGDNVSSSGNLEFEVVELRRLNKELQFQKRSLAIKLSSAESKLAVLEKNAESEIVAKVQAEASLLRHTNANLSKQVEGLQMSRLTEVEELAYLRWINSCLRHELCSSDQTARAITDLDYNDGMACNDDHCDGNTRNGENSSDDKRLSIAERIKQWSRNDTNCQTSKKESLLDRAWIEATETRSPTRRHSLGGSKGCAQDLNIVKRRQSDTFICLPEATEEAVSCNKDQASREKRELLVDKYDFGQSDSSRFALGKPEICKFQCLDVEKRTLRIPNPPPRPSVSLPHSGPSNGSTVNPPRPPPPPPPPKFSTRSTGVMKRAPQVAELYHSLMRRDSKKDTSGGGITETANSANVRSSMIGEIENRSSHLQAIKADVETQGEFVKSLIKEVTDAAYKDIEDVVAFVKWLDDELGFLVDERAVLKHFDWPERKADTLREAAFGYQDLKKLESEVSNYKDDPRLPCDIALKKMITVSEKTERGVYNVLRTRDAMMRQCKEFNIPIDWMLDNNLISKIKFASVKLANMYMKRVAMELQYMGPLNKDLALEYMLLQAVRFAFRIHQFAGGFDTETMDAFEELRNLVHVRNSTQ